In Helianthus annuus cultivar XRQ/B chromosome 9, HanXRQr2.0-SUNRISE, whole genome shotgun sequence, the following are encoded in one genomic region:
- the LOC110878209 gene encoding myosin-3 has translation MFKSGRWKGQNSKINVMFQLQFQATQVPKMKGKGLMIALIPAETGKPIAKLARTPIVDGTVTWAEPIYELVKLVRNQKTETYKEKIYYFNVQTGSSKSGFVGEVGVDFANFAESTEPFQLSLPLTAESTGAILHVFIQKMQRTDESRELEENESLQSESVKSRNQASDYSENGNSNATSKNGGENIVKQRSITDWSLGSLSDKSIADLLNSPEENHTEGSKDDVQTLKSEVARLERQAELAEMELESLRKQISKEKKRSQDLSNKFEEIKEEKEDLEMECDELRKDLKQEKSYRKSNNELAVAVKDFERKLEEKDKEISQLSEDIETMYVELEREKKEKEELKIHIEDITVDYKYLLQENDDMSLKSLTTIKEYELQVKRLEEKIMNQALEISQSLDTNAELETHIDRLEKELEKQGHDFEDDVQDLMKAKIEQEERVVQAEEALRKSTLTNAAVLEKANQELLLLKDAHKQEVQKLYDQIDLQEEQIERMSMELEACRKTGENNGDLEEWVRERETLVAEVESLKKESTSWTSLMSEKNVVIRTLKSELKVLRGDHNQLQQRLLVIESEKDNLQKEVSRLDQENRKLAKESKAAFNASTSKHDESRSKLESGKSNEGRCSEQKLNKLLSEISALNEKNKHMENELKEMQEKYSEVSLRFAEVEGERQELVMALRNLRNGKGR, from the exons ATGTTCAAATCTGGAAGATGGAAGGGGCAAAACAGCAAGATCAATGTCATGTTTCAGCTCCAGTTTCAAGCAACCCAG GTGCCAAAGATGAAAGGAAAGGGTTTGATGATAGCTTTGATTCCAGCAGAAACAGGGAAACCAATAGCCAAACTAGCAAGAACACCCATTGTTGATGGAACAGTTACATGGGCTGAACCTATTTATGAATTGGTTAAATTGGTTAGAAATCAAAAGACAGAAACATATAAAGAGAAAATTTATTACTTCAATGTGCAAACA GGATCTTCAAAATCAGGGTTTGTGGGAGAAGTAGGAGTTGATTTTGCTAATTTTGCAGAGTCAACTGAACCATTTCAGCTTTCTCTTCCCCTCACAGCTGAAAGCACTGGTGCAATTCTACAT GTTTTTATACAAAAGATGCAACGAACCGACGAATCGAG AGAGTTGGAAGAGAATGAATCTCTACAGTCGGAATCGGtcaaatcaaggaatcaagcaaGTGACTACAGTGAGAACGGGAACTCGAACGCTACGAGTAAAAACGGGGGAGAAAATATTGTGAAGCAAAGATCGATCACTGATTGGTCACTGGGTTCGCTTTCGGACAAAAGTATTGCTGATTTGTTAAACAGTCCGGAGGAAAACCACACGGAAGGATCAAAAGATGACGTACAGACGTTGAAAAGCGAAGTTGCCAGGCTGGAACGACAGGCAGAGTTGGCTGAGATGGAATTAGAATCTCTTCGTAAGCAAATATCGAAAGAGAAAAAACGATCACAAGATTTGTCAAATAAGTTTGAGGAAATTAAGGAAGAAAAAGAAGATCTAGAGATGGAATGCGATGAATTAAGGAAAGATTTAAAGCAGGAAAAAAGTTATAGGAAATCGAACAATGAACTGGCTGTTGCGGTTAAAGATTTCGAAAGAAAATTGGAGGAAAAAGATAAAGAAATATCTCAACTTTCGGAAGATATTGAGACCATGTATGTCGAATTAGAGCGcgagaagaaagagaaagaagagttaAAGATTCATATCGAAGATATTACAGTCGATTATAAATATTTACTGCAGGAAAACGATGATATGTCTTTGAAATCTTTAACAACAATTAAAGAATACGAACTCCAAGTGAAGAGATTAGAGGAAAAGATAATGAACCAAGCTTTAGAAATCTCGCAATCGTTGGATACGAACGCTGAACTCGAAACTCATATCGATAGATTAGAGAAAGAGTTAGAGAAACAAGGGCATGATTTTGAAGACGATGTGCAAGATTTAATGAAAGCGAAAATAGAGCAAGAGGAACGCGTTGTACAAGCGGAAGAGGCATTGAGAAAGTCAACGTTGACCAACGCTGCGGTTCTCGAGAAAGCAAATCAAGAACTGTTATTGTTGAAAGATGCACACAAGCAAGAAGTGCAGAAGCTCTATGACCAAATTGATCTGCAAGAAGAACAGATTGAGCGAATGTCAATGGAGCTTGAAGCGTGTAGAAAGACGGGAGAAAATAACGGTGATTTGGAAGAAtgggttagagagagagagacattGGTGGCGGAAGTTGAGTCGTTGAAGAAGGAATCGACGAGTTGGACGAGTTTGATGAGTGAAAAGAACGTTGTGATTAGAACGTTGAAGTCGGAATTAAAAGTGTTGAGAGGTGATCACAATCAACTGCAACAAAGATTGTTGGTTATCGAGTCGGAGAAAGATAACTTACAGAAAGAAGTTTCGAGATTGGATCAAGAAAATCGGAAATTGGCCAAG GAAAGTAAAGCAGCTTTTAATGCCTCGACTAGCAAGCATGATGAAAGCAGATCTAAACTGGAATCAGGAAAAAG CAATGAGGGACGATGTTCGGAGCAGAAACTCAACAAATTATTAAGCGAAATATCAGCGTTGAATGAAAAGAACAAACACATGGAAAACGAGTTGAAAGAGATGCAAGAAAAATATTCAGAAGTCAGTCTAAGATTTGCTGAGGTGGAAGGTGAAAGACAAGAACTGGTAATGGCCTTGCGTAATCTGCGAAACGGTAAAGGGAGATAA